In Eleutherodactylus coqui strain aEleCoq1 chromosome 11, aEleCoq1.hap1, whole genome shotgun sequence, a single window of DNA contains:
- the LOC136581736 gene encoding protein kinase C theta type-like, with protein sequence MSDGKLCRPWTVQEKKTRSQQKREEESVSGLTDIKKKRSEENIIIKEDEEPTPGTSQDPGPSDSGFDISRFTCLRTLGKGSFGEVVLASFPGRNTFMAIKVVDRGSEKYMLLRERRILLKAQDCPFICHLYAAQQSANKVYFIMEYLSGGSLRAIIRMCGCLDNSNVRFYTAEIVCGLQFLHQHNIVHRDIKLDNIMVDRDGHIRLIDLGLAQDGVTSSNKTSGRTGTVKYMAPEVFLEKEYDTAVDWWSLGIVVSRMAAGQSPFYHGSNREKVIKSITTEQPKFPSWLDADIKPLLERLLRKNPEKRLGVDKNIRGHPFFTTIDWEELELKRVRPPFRRVLENENLQWPEDGTPLHPVDGFDLTSSSWTRMMSRIR encoded by the exons atgtctgatggcAAGCTGTGCAGACCATGGacagtacaggaaaagaagacaAGAAGTCAG cagaagagagaagaggagagcgtgagtggactcacggaTATAAAGAAGAAGAGGAGTGAAGAGAATATCATAATAAAAGAGGATGAGGAGCCAacaccgggcaccagccaggaccccgGACCATCAGACTCCGGATTTGACATCAGTCGCTTCACCTGCCTTCGGACCTTGGGTAAAGGAAGcttcggagag GTGGTCCTGGCCTCATTCCCTGGTAGaaacaccttcatggccatcaaggttgtcgaCAGAGGAAGTGAAAAATATATGTTATTGAGAGAGCGacggatactcctgaaggcccaagactgccccttcatatGCCATCTctacgccgcacagcagtctgccaaCAAAGTCTACTTCATCATGGAGTATTTGTCTGGAGGAAGCCTGAGGGCAATCATCAGGATGTGCGGCTGCCTGGACAACAgcaatgtgag attctacacagcggagattgtatgcggcctccagttcctgcaccaacATAACATCGTTCACCG agacataaagctggacaaCATCATGGTGGAcagagatggacacatccgcctgatcgacctggggctggcccaagacggcgtcACCTCGTCTAATAAGACTAGCGGAAGGACGGGCACAGTTAAATATATGGCCCCAGAAGTGTTTCTTGAAAAGGAGTATgacacagcagtcgactggtggagcctggggattgttGTATCcaggatggcggcaggacagtcccctttctaccatGGCTCCAACAGGGAAAAGGTCATCAAATCCATCACCACAGAGCAGCCAAAATTTCCATCTTGGCTGGATGCCGACATAAAACctcttctggagagactgctgcGCAAGAATcctgagaagaggctgggtgtcGACAAAAACATCAGAGGTCACCCGTTCTTTaccaccatagattgggaggaaCTGGAATTAAAAAGAGTGCGGCCGCCATTCAGGAGAGTTTTGGAGAATGAAAACCTGCAGTGGCCGGAGGATGGGACACCCCTTCACCCTGTGGACGGATTCGATTTAACTTCatcaagctggacccg GATGATGAGCAGAATCCGAtag